From Rutidosis leptorrhynchoides isolate AG116_Rl617_1_P2 chromosome 3, CSIRO_AGI_Rlap_v1, whole genome shotgun sequence, a single genomic window includes:
- the LOC139897665 gene encoding uncharacterized protein — protein sequence MEISRGRGKNKCYWKEEETELLIEVLQEMAADPSWKTITGFKSNYMFELHRRIVSRMPTFSKKVTPHIESKVKWLKTKFHIINYMVKQNGCRWNNAEDKIKCDRKWYKSYCLVHKEAKGMWDFRFPFFKQLETVYGNERSNGGVVQGNSAASRNLDVAIIERNDNAIHESEVEPNTESGSEYSSSESDDSLSDERENGVHPFSQATPIPIDNNGAIRIGIKPKTTPNAEDRSAKKQKTSPSSQDIAARLDEIKANFHTFVQGINANFAVLAKSMMQDNVNQKTESEKLKDVMDEIMKLNLSSDDLFKAAEIFAANKNKIDVFFSLPEQLRVSYVIRGFNASYSSIANAVTDDNIRQKLAMERLKDVIAEIMKFDLSSDEVFKAADMFAIERNRIDVFFCLPEDLRKSYVITLTARSSSN from the exons ATGGAGATATCACGAGGTCGTGGGAAAAATAAATGTTATTGGAAAGAAGAGGAGACGGAATTATTAATCGAAGTTCTTCAAGAAATGGCTGCGGATCCATCATGGAAGACGATTACTGGTTTTAAAAGCAATTACATGTTTGAGTTGCATCGAAGGATTGTTTCTCGAATGCCAACTTTTTCAAAGAAAGTTACGCCTCATATTGAGTCGAAAGTTAAATGGCTAAAGACCAagtttcatataatcaattacatgGTGAAACAAAATGGTTGTCGATGGAACAATGCGGAAGACAAGATAAAATGTGATAGGAAATGGTATAAAAGTTATTGCTTG GTTCACAAAGAGGCAAAAGGAATGTGGGATTTCAGATTCCCGTTTTTCAAACAACTCGAAACGGTGTACGGAAATGAAAGAAGCAATGGCGGCGTTGTTCAAGGTAACAGTGCAGCTAGTCGTAATCTGGATGTTGCTATTATTGAACGAAATGACAATGCAATTCACGAATCAGAAGTTGAACCAAATACCGAAAGTGGAAGTGAATATAGTAGTAGTGAATCTGACGATTCTTTAAGCGACGAACGTGAAAATGGGGTCCACCCTTTCTCACAAGCAACACCGATACCCATAGACAATAACGGTGCAATAAGAATAGGTATAAAACCGAAAACAACACCAAATGCTGAAGACAGGTCAGCAAAGAAACAAAAAACATCACCATCGTCGCAGGATATTGCAGCCCGATTAGATGAAATCAAAGCTAATTTTCACACTTTTGTACAAGGCATTAATGCTAATTTTGCAGTTTTGGCTAAATCTATGATGCAGGATAATGTTAACCAGAAAACTGAATCTGAAAAACTGAAAGACGTGATGGATGAGATCATGAAACTTAACCTATCGAGTGACGATTTGTTCAAAGCAGCTGAAATATTTGCAGCGAACAAAAACAAGATTGATGTATTTTTCAGTCTTCCAGAGCAATTGCGAGTGTCATACGTGATTAGAGGTTTTAATGCTAGTTATTCAAGTATAGCAAATGCTGTAACAGATGATAACATCCGCCAAAAACTTGCGATGGAAAGATTAAAAGATGTGATTGCTGAGATTATGAAATTTGATCTTTCGAGCGATGAAGTTTTTAAGGCGGCTGATATGTTTGCTATTGAAAGAAACAGAATTGATGTATTCTTTTGTCTTCCTGAGGATTTGCGCAAATCCTATGTGATTACGCTAACAGCGCGCTCCTCGAGTAATTAG